The following coding sequences lie in one Sorghum bicolor cultivar BTx623 chromosome 6, Sorghum_bicolor_NCBIv3, whole genome shotgun sequence genomic window:
- the LOC8080288 gene encoding succinate dehydrogenase subunit 3-1, mitochondrial: MGSAHLSIYSWAQKTPPSVLPSSLSAPRSPRHLTHLPSPSICGVGGEGRTEATATWAGGEQEKPTMEKCNSNARFAPLSDTPFALRGALGSTSSNLEQTRGYASSPLAAQRPKISAPGSRPLHTSRPLSSPVANRPLSPHLPLKKPQFSATFSISHRIFGVALGVAIISVPLATKFSLMFGV; the protein is encoded by the exons ATGGGTTCGGCCCATTTGTCTATATACAGTTGGGCCCAGAAGACCCCTCCCTCTGTCCTCCCATCCTCTTTGTCCGCACCTCGCTCTCCACGACACTTGACGCACCTACCATCTCCGTCCAtctgcggcgtcggcggcgaagGAAGAACGGAAGCGACGGCCACGTGGGcaggcggcgagcaggagaagCCCA CAATGGAGAAGTGTAACAGCAATGCTCGATTTGCACCCTTGAGTGATACTCCATTTGCTCTCCGTG GAGCTCTTGGTAGTACTAGTTCAAATCTTGAGCAAACCAGGGGCTACGCATCTTCCCCCCTAGCAGCTCAGCGGCCCAAGATATCTGCACCTGGAAGCCGACCCCTGCACACAAGTCGCCCCCTGTCATCTCCTGTTGCAAACCGCCCACTGTCACCCCACCTTCCTCTGAAGAAGCCGCAGTTCAGCGCTACTTTCTCTATCTCGCACCGAATTTTCGGTGTCGCATTGGGAGTTGCCATCATATCTGTCCCTCTCGCCACCAAGTTCAGCCTGATGTTTGGTGTTTGA
- the LOC8065987 gene encoding protein AAR2 homolog, with protein sequence MASGGGGAAARMDPEAATELVRKGATLLLLDVPQRTLFGIDTQMFSVGPKFKGMKMVPPGPHFVYYCSPNRHGNEFAPTVGFFLTTHPSEVIVRKWDVQEERLIKLSEEEDIRYSEAVRRFEFDDQLGPYNLDSYGDWKQLSNYLSPNVIERLEPIGGEITIAWESSWIDRAPQSDMERRLVEQLREGKFAKNAPVQSERRGCYYTSIPASIKHKDISGGDLTALNLDKTSLLEIVLAKNYDGQEDLLLGELQFAFIAFMMGQSLEAFMQWKALVSLLLSCSEAPLHTRTNMFIKFIRTLYYQLKHGFQHTQDSKSGDMGDSLCLDEAWFSRDIFLYRLSKDFFTVVLEAPVVDGDLLSWARKLKSLLETTFGWDLEDNAVNLIDEDDEFAPVVVEMDGS encoded by the exons atggcgagcggcggcggcggcgctgcggcgCGGATGGACCCGGAGGCGGCAACGGAGCTGGTGCGGAAGGGTGccaccctcctcctcctcgacgTCCCCCAGCGCACCCTCTTCGGAATCGACACCCAG ATGTTCTCTGTTGGCCCCAAGTTCAAAGGGATGAAGATGGTGCCCCCGGGGCCCCATTTCGTCTACTACTGCTCCCCAAACAG GCATGGGAATGAGTTTGCACCTACTGTCGGATTCTTTCTTACTACACACCCATCTGAG GTGATTGTTCGAAAGTGGGATGTGCAAGAGGAACGGCTAATCAAATTGTCAGAAGAAGAG GATATCAGATACTCAGAAGCTGTAAGAcgttttgaatttgatgatcaGCTTGGACCATACAATTTGGATTCTTATGGAGATTGGAaacaactttcaaactacttgtCACCGAATGTCATTGAGCGTCTTG AACCAATCGGAGGAGAAATCACAATTGCGTGGGAGTCATCATGGATAGATAGAGCCCCCCAAAGTGACATGGAGAGACGTTTGGTCGAACAACTAAGAGAAggaaagtttgcaaagaatgctccTGTGCAGTCTGAGCGGAGAGGATGCTACTACACAAGTATCCCTGCTTCAATTAAGCATAAGGACATCTCTGGGGGTGACTTGACGGCCCTGAACTTGGACAAA ACAAGTTTGCTGGAGattgttttggccaaaaattatGACGGTCAAGAAGATCTGTTGTTGGGGGAGCTTCAGTTCGCTTTCATAGCTTTTATG ATGGGTCAGTCACTGGAGGCTTTTATGCAGTGGAAAGCACTAGTCAGTCTTCTTTTGAGCTGCAGTGAAGCT CCCCTTCATACAAGGACTAACATGTTTATAAAG TTTATAAGGACATTATACTATCAACTCAAGCATGGCTTTCAACATACCCAAGATTCCAAAAGTGGGGATATGGGCGATTCTCTgtgtttggatgaagcatggttTTCAAGAGACATATTCCTGTACCGTCTTTCCAAG GATTTCTTTACGGTTGTACTTGAAGCCCCAGTCGTGGATGGAGACCTTCTGTCATGG GCTAGAAAACTAAAATCGCTTCTGGAGACTACATTTGGGTGGGATCTTGAGGACAACGCAGTGAACCTTattgatgaagatgatgag TTTGCTCCTGTGGttgtggaaatggatggatcatAG